The genomic interval ctgggtccatgctggctgagactgggatcacactgtgggttactcgaatcatactgggattgactgggaggggTTGTGGGCAACTgaaatcatgctgaaagcaactgggaggaagtgggagtgactgggagcatgctgggggtgactgggatatactgggagagactgggagtcatgaggatcatactggggtcctgctggcattgacagggaaaaactgggatcccactgggggtgactgacatcatactgggagtgactggcatcACACTGGGactatagtgggtgtcaatagaccctgactggggttcctgagagctaccaggcccatgttgggagctgactgcgcacacactgggaggaactgggagaaactgggaatgacaggatgcgtgctggtgacaactgggttcatttccccacaacaacagcatgggtATTCTCCCCCTGctttgtgcaatgcaaacaggggctgctgagccagtgctgccgtgtctgtgcctgcaaggatggggcacctgtgtgagctgggggagaggccagggctgcagaggggggatgttgttggcagctccatcaggatgctcttggacgctgccctgggctgtccagcgcactggggatggatcagcccctgctctgctgctccttcccgtctgccccagggcccttgcagagccccagccatgctgtttgcccccagcctgcccacagccagcctggggctgctcacggggcttttctgtgctgagcattggcctggctgtgttcttgagagagcctgggcaaggagcctggagcccccagggcctggcctgaggtgtcagcgctgccccagcagtgcccatgggctgtccctgctgcagccccggcactgccacccccagggctgtgcccggccccaagagcactcaggccctgcagcaacaccagggccaccagggcagtggggcagggccatggcaagagcactggcaacaccaagtgctgctgctgcttggcacagctgctgggccagcactgatctgcccccagctctgcacacagacattgctgctgcagctccagagaaggcaacaaaagagcatctctgcagaaaactctgctgggagttcCTTTAGCTCATTTAAAGTCACCAAgaacacagcccctcattgacacagtctgtggccgcagggaaggtgcagagaatTAAAATGAGAATCGGTACAAACACTGACATTTCTTTGTATACAATAtcaaaaaagtaaattaaaaaacacTTCCAGAACTAAtgaacaagaagtatcaaagatgacttttattacaagtgatttgcagaaattgcccAGCACTTTAATGTTCCTAaaatcatccagtcatcagtctccacactgcagccttgagctcctggttcctcaggctgtagatgagggggttcagggctggaggcaccaccgagtacagaactgacagggccagatccagggatggggaggacatggagggaggcttcaggtcagaaaatatgccaatgctgaggaacagggataccacggccaggtgagggaggcaggtggaaaaggctttgtgccgtccctgctcagaggggatcctcagcacagccctgaagatctgcacataggagaaaacaatgaacacaaaacaaccaagtgctaaacagacactaactgcaagaagcctaagttccctgaggtgggatttggagcaggaaagcttgaggatctgtgggatttcacagaagaactggcccagggcattgccatggcatagaggcagggaaaatgtattggctgtgtgcatgagagcagtgagaaaggcactggcccaggcagctgctgccatgtgggcacaagctctggtgcccaggagggtcccgtagtgcaggggtttgcagatggacacatagcggttgtagcacatgacagtcagtaGATAAAATtctgatccaatgaagaacataaagaaaaagagctgaacagcacatccagtgtaggcgatgttcctggtgttccagagggaattgtgcatggctttgggaacagtggtgcagatggagcccaggtcgctgagggccaggttgagcaggaataagaacatgggcgtgtgcaggtggtggctgcaggctacggcgctgatgatgaggccgttgcccaggagggcagccagggagatgcccagcaagaggcagaagtgcaggagctgcagctgccgcgtgtctgccaatgccagcaggagaaagtggctgatggagctgctgttggacattttctgtgtcttgccatggggatctgtaagaaaagtattcatggaatagttgggtttggagaggactttaaatatcccagcacagtgtgggggcactttccccccactgcctgcccagggctctgctgcctggagctgtccctgccagcagctgcctccttgtgcccagggctgggccctgccagttctgccagagcccagcccagccctgggggctcagctctgccctgcaagaccttccagctctggcactgcccagtggcagctctggctctgcaggtttattcacatctgaggtaacttttttttttttccaaaatgtgaactgagagattaatatctctGTGCAACTTCCCATCCAGGTAACCCAGAGTAGTAGaataaaaagcatgattttctcttttatgcagcccctgccttgctgtgctccctgcatgTTCTATTTGCAAATGTTCAGCAGTTtaatgccctgctgggagcagtcctgaacaatgcagcatccaccccacacaaggagaaaacttccagacttgaccagctgtctcctgccacccagatcttgtcccccagtgctgggagcagctgccagggatggctgagagcattccctggcaggcagcagagtccctgccccggcacaacaccctgggctgcaggaccctgctctgcaggacagccctgggcacccctggctgctctgcacaagggacaatcagagaatgtactcacagagtctgtaggcattgggatgttc from Melospiza melodia melodia isolate bMelMel2 unplaced genomic scaffold, bMelMel2.pri scaffold_46, whole genome shotgun sequence carries:
- the LOC134434707 gene encoding olfactory receptor 14J1-like produces the protein LHYGTLLGTRACAHMAAAAWASAFLTALMHTANTFSLPLCHGNALGQFFCEIPQILKLSCSKSHLRELRLLAVSVCLALGCFVFIVFSYVQIFRAVLRIPSEQGRHKAFSTCLPHLAVVSLFLSIGIFSDLKPPSMSSPSLDLALSVLYSVTVSMRGCVLGDFK